A part of Vulpes vulpes isolate BD-2025 chromosome 15, VulVul3, whole genome shotgun sequence genomic DNA contains:
- the HNRNPF gene encoding heterogeneous nuclear ribonucleoprotein F, giving the protein MMLGPEGGEGFVVKLRGLPWSCSVEDVQNFLSDCTIHDGAAGVHFIYTREGRQSGEAFVELESEDDVKMALKKDRESMGHRYIEVFKSHRTEMDWVLKHSGPNSADTANDGFVRLRGLPFGCTKEEIVQFFSGLEIVPNGITLPVDPEGKITGEAFVQFASQELAEKALGKHKERIGHRYIEVFKSSQEEVRSYSDPPLKFMSVQRPGPYDRPGTARRYIGIVKQAGLERMRSGAYSAGYGGYEEYSGLSDGYGFTTDLFGRDLSYCLSGMYDHRYGDGEFTVQSTTGHCVHMRGLPYKATENDIYNFFSPLNPVRVHIEIGPDGRVTGEADVEFATHEEAVAAMSKDRANMQHRYIELFLNSTTGASNGAYSSQMMQGMGVSAQSTYSGLESQSVSGCYGAGYGGQNSMGGYD; this is encoded by the coding sequence ATGATGCTGGGCCCCGAGGGAGGTGAAGGCTTTGTGGTCAAGCTCCGTGGCCTGCCCTGGTCCTGCTCTGTTGAGGATGTGCAGAATTTCCTTTCTGACTGCACAATTCATGATGGGGCTGCAGGCGTTCATTTCATCTACACTAGAGAAGGCAGGCAGAGTGGTGAGGCTTTTGTTGAACTTGAATCAGAAGATGATGTAAAAATGGCCCTTAAAAAAGACAGGGAAAGCATGGGACACCGGTACATTGAGGTGTTCAAGTCCCACAGAACCGAGATGGATTGGGTGTTGAAGCACAGTGGTCCAAACAGTGCCGACACCGCCAATGATGGCTTCGTGCGGCTTCGAGGACTCCCATTTGGATGCACCAAGGAAGAAATCGTTCAGTTCTTCTCAGGGTTGGAAATTGTGCCAAACGGGATCACATTGCCTGTGGACCCCGAGGGCAAGATTACAGGGGAAGCCTTTGTGCAGTTTGCCTCCCAGGAGTTAGCTGAGAAGGCCCTCGGGAAGCACAAGGAGAGAATAGGGCACAGATATATTGAAGTGTTTAAGAGCAGTCAGGAAGAAGTTAGGTCATACTCAGATCCTCCTCTGAAGTTCATGTCTGTACAGCGGCCGGGGCCCTATGACCGCCCTGGCACAGCCAGGAGGTATATTGGCATTGTCAAGCAAGCAGGCCTGGAGAGGATGAGGTCTGGTGCTTATAGTGCAGGCTATGGGGGCTATGAGGAGTACAGTGGCCTCAGCGATGGCTACGGCTTCACCACTGATCTGTTCGGGAGAGACCTCAGCTACTGTCTCTCGGGCATGTATGACCACAGATATGGAGATGGCGAGTTCACCGTCCAGAGCACCACTGGACACTGTGTCCACATGAGAGGGCTGCCGTACAAAGCTACCGAGAACGACATTTACAACTTCTTCTCTCCACTCAACCCTGTGAGAGTCCATATTGAGATTGGTCCTGATGGAAGAGTGACCGGTGAAGCTGATGTTGAGTTTGCCACTCACGAAGAAGCTGTGGCAGCTATGTCCAAAGACCGGGCCAACATGCAACACAGATACATAGAACTTTTCCTGAATTCCACAACTGGGGCCAGCAATGGGGCATATAGCAGCCAGATGATGCAAGGCATGGGAGTGTCAGCCCAGTCGACTTACAGTGGCCTCGAGAGCCAGTCTGTGAGTGGCTGTTACGGGGCTGGCTATGGAGGCCAGAACAGCATGGGTGGATATGACTAG